Within the Synechococcales cyanobacterium CNB genome, the region CGGGGTACGACGAGGAGGCCGAGGCCGAGGGGCTCGCCACGCTCGTGCACGCGGCGCGGCACTTCGACGCGGCCCGCGGCTGGAAGTTCAGCACCTACGCGATGCGCGCGGTCTGCCGGAGCATCAGTCGGCTCCGCGGCCGTCAGGCCCGGCGGGCGGCCAGCGGGCGCGCCGTGCTCTGCGCGGGAGACCAGGTGCTGCAGCAGGGCGAGAGCGCCCGGTCCATCGCCGCCCACCGCGCGGCGCGGGAGGCCGAGCGAGCCGCCGAGCGCGAGGAGGAGCGCGCCGACCGCCTGCGCAACGCCGTCGCCCGGGCGGGACTGACGCCGGACGAGCGACACGTGCTGTCCCGCCGCGTCGGTGCGGAGGGCAGGCCCCCCAGCTTCGAGTCCATCGGCCGCGAGCTCGGGCTCACGAAGGAGCGGGCGCGGCAGCTGCACGAGGACGCGCTCGCGAAGGTGCGGGCGGCGTACGAGGGGCCGCGAAGTGGAAGTGCGGCAGCGGGGTAGCGTTGGAGTGACAATGCGAGCCGTCGCCCTTACCCTGTGGGGCGATGTCCCAAGCGAACCCAGCCGCCACCCCGGCCCCGACGATCGGCACCCGCACCCCGGAGTTTGCGGCCCAACTGCTCCGCGACCTGTACGTAGATTTGCGACGCGACCTCGCCCGCTGGGCGTCCGTGACACACCAGACTCCGCAGCCCCGCATGGGCTATGTCGGGCAGCACCTCGTCAGCGTCGTAACGGGCCACCCCGGTGGGCGCTCTGGGGCGCGAGGCGATGACATCAAGCTGCCGGGCGGGAAGGTGGCCGAGATCAAGTGCTGCTACCGCGTCGACCAACTCGGTGCGTGCGCCCGGTGCGGCACGGCGGTCGCGAGCATCGAGAAGGTCTGCCCGAACCAGGAGTGCGGGAGCGACAGGCTCGTCCGCAAGGACGACTCGAAGTGGCTGCTCTCGCCGAAGGACGAGCAGGAGTTGCGGGAGTTGTTCATCCCGGAGTGCTACTACCTCGTGCTGTTCGAGTTCGCCGACATCGCCGCGGCGGACGACATCGACGTGCAGATTCTCGAGGTGGACCCGAAGTGTCTCGGCTTCGCCCTCTGCATGATCGACTACTACTTCAACATTCGGGCCAACTCGTCGTCCAAAGCTCCCTTCAACCTGTGGCCCGACAGCC harbors:
- a CDS encoding sigma-70 family RNA polymerase sigma factor, which codes for MPHPAFDLPDAESLVWRSAPELPPPPDVYLDRAAEVRPPTRPSVLLTRQEELVLFVRLNYARRRAAETADPDWAARARDLEDAVVRYNVGLVMSVAGYDEEAEAEGLATLVHAARHFDAARGWKFSTYAMRAVCRSISRLRGRQARRAASGRAVLCAGDQVLQQGESARSIAAHRAAREAERAAEREEERADRLRNAVARAGLTPDERHVLSRRVGAEGRPPSFESIGRELGLTKERARQLHEDALAKVRAAYEGPRSGSAAAG
- a CDS encoding MamI family restriction endonuclease, with translation MSQANPAATPAPTIGTRTPEFAAQLLRDLYVDLRRDLARWASVTHQTPQPRMGYVGQHLVSVVTGHPGGRSGARGDDIKLPGGKVAEIKCCYRVDQLGACARCGTAVASIEKVCPNQECGSDRLVRKDDSKWLLSPKDEQELRELFIPECYYLVLFEFADIAAADDIDVQILEVDPKCLGFALCMIDYYFNIRANSSSKAPFNLWPDSPKLYMMKPRMIYWSVIKADDTIDTKLFPGRDEPVLQRLGNLADYSGSDTFSEAAIDAVAAARGVQFPRLGLPTAAGQRRKKKLELLQQRREAEHWPDDALADDFARAVFRSKVAAHADWTRQYAATL